Genomic DNA from Prunus persica cultivar Lovell chromosome G1, Prunus_persica_NCBIv2, whole genome shotgun sequence:
TGAAGGTAATCCATCAACCTCAACCGTCACAAGGCCcgttgttgtgggagtataAGCCTGCAATCTATCCTGATGTATCCCCAAAACTTGCCCTTCCCCAGTAATAGCTTTCAACATGAAAGTGCCAAAATAACCAACTGGGTTTTTAAACTCGTGCTCTTTAGTCCAAGACTCCTTCAACCCATAATCCTTCATCACCCAAACACTGATAACATCACTCAAGTTAATGACAGAGAGCCAACCTTTCAATACTCCGAGCTTAAAACAAATTGTTCTCGGATCATAGGAACAAGGTGGTAGTGGTAACTCTTGGAACCGCTCACTTTCAACATCGAAGGCCCATGCCAAACGAGACGGGTCCCTGTACCCAATCCAATGAAGAAACCCATTGACATAAATCCCATGATCATTCACTCTACCAAAATAGTTTTGGTAGACACAAGGTTTCCCCAACGTTCCTCCATCAAAAGAGTCGGGAGGGTGCCCAATATCTCTCCAAATCCCAGAGCCAACAGTCAAAACCATTACTTGTTTATGTGTAGGCACAATCCGAACTAGCTTATAGACATCACTGATGGGGCTGAACCCAAAACCATAACGGCCTCGAACTGTATCAGGCTTTGAAGGTGTTGGGAGAGATAAAAACTCACCAGTAACAGCAGGGACAGACCCAGGAATTTTATGTCGTAGGGTCATAGtgtaaaagttcaattttttttttaaagattaaaataacattgaaaataaaactacagtacattcattcataattcatgtaaaaaacaacattacaaattacaattggCCACGGCGatgtttcatattttgaaaacgTAGCATTATAGCTTCATTTTCAATACAATCAAAAACACCATTCTCAACATAAACAAGCAAGCTATCACTCAACCATTGATCTCCCATTTTGTTCCGAAGTGGACCTTTGATAATATACATGACGGAGAATGCCCTCTCGACTGAAGCAGTAGCAACCGGTAAAACTAGAGCCAATGTAATAAGCAAATACACATAATTGAATGCTCGATGCATCCTTGTCtccactatttttttttgcaagaTCACCAATCCCTTGCAAGTTAGAGAAATCACTACTCGAACTCACATAATGAATATAAAGCTCAAGTTGATCATCAAGTGTCAAAAGATCCCCATCCGAAAAGTCTTAAGGATAAAATTGAGCAAGACGAAGTAGCTTTTGTTTATCAAAAGCTACAAACGAATCATTCGGACTCAAACATGCGAAACAAATAAGCAACTTAGTATTTGTCTCATTAAAACGATCATCTAACTCCGTAAGTTGCTCATCAATTACATAAATAAAGAGCTCCACACGATAATGATGACGATTTGTCTTTATTGGAGCATTATACCTTGACCTCCCTGGAAGTACGAAGGCCTCATCCATGTTAGGAACATCAATATGATGTTTGTCACAAAATGAAGACATCTCTTCAACCAATGCATCAAACTCATTATTCCTCATCCAATGTAGCTTTTCCTTACATGATTTCACCAAAGCCATTGCATTCacaatttcttgatttttcttttgcaatgcTTGTGACACATCATTTGTGAGTCCCAATATAGCCTTTATTAAGAATAAGTGAAACACAAACTGAAAAGTAAGCATTTCTCTTTGAATCTTATTTGCTTCACCGGCACTATCATTGGGATTATCATCAATAATCATTTGAAGCACATGAATCACAGATGAAAACATAGAAATGATGCTAATAATGGTACCGTAATGTGAGCTCCATCGTGTGTCACCGGCACGTTTGAGACTTGTTTCTTGATGCAAACCTCGCCCTGTTATAAGACAATCATTTTCAAAAGCTATCACAAGTTCTTCTTGGAGTTGTGCTCTAAGTGCATCACGCCGCTTACACGATGCTCCAACATGGTTAACCACACTATTAGTGGTTGTGAAGAAAGAGGCAATATTAATATTCTTCTTTGCTACGGCAACAAGTGCTAGTTGAAGTTTATGAGCAAAGCAATGAACATAGTATGCACAAGGTTGttctctcaaaatctttgttttAAGGTCATTCAAATCACCTCTCATATTGCTAGCTCCATCATAACCTTGTCCTCGTAACTTGGAAAAGCTCAAACCattggaagaaaagaatatgtcAATGGCATCCTTTAGTGAACTTGAAGTAGTGTCGGTAACATGTTGAACCCCCACAAACCTTTCAATTACATGCCTTTTGTCGTCCACATAACACAACACCATAGCCATTTGCTCTTTCACAGAAATATCACGTGCTTCATCCACCAATATAGAAAAGAATCTATCTTTTAAACCACTCATGATAACATCAAGTGTTTCCCCGGCACATGCATTGACAATATCTTTTTGAATCTTTGGAGCTACTAACTTGAGATTCCCCGGAGCATTTTCCAACACAACTTCTTTAACTTTCTCATCATTGTCTGCAAGGAATTGCAATAGCTCCAAGTAATTTCCCCTATTGCTTGAAGTGGCACTTTCATCATTTCCACGAAAAGAAAGACCTTGTCTCAATAGAAACTTAGTGCACTTGATTGATGCAATTAAGCATCTTCGATATGCCATACGAGCTTGTTTAGAGTGTTTGCTCACAGCCGTTTCAATATGTGTAGTTTGATTCATCAAATTTATAGCGGCTTCTCTAGCTTTATTATGAACACTACCAACCGGTCCAACATGCACCTtcattctttctcttcctttcttccaaTTCTTAAACCCTGCTCCAGTGAAGGCTTCACTACCCACTTGTTCAAAATTGGATTAAAGAGATAGCAATAAAGACAAAATGCAGcatctttaaatacattatacTCCAACCAATCAAATTCATCAACCCATTGGGGAATGAAGCGTCGATTAATTCCTGAGATATTACTTTGTGGGAAAGAATGACCTCTAGGTTGACAAGGTCCTTTTTGTAGATATGCTCTTCGAACCTCATCTCTAATATTAGTATCATACTCAATCATACGAATTCTTAGTCTCAGGTCTGCCTGAAGATTAACCAAAACCTCATCTAACTCACTTTGtcttgaacttgaagttcttGAACTACCCACACTATCCGAACTACCCAATGATGactttctcttaaaaaatCTTTCCATAATTCTACataaattaattcaaaataataactaaaatcaattaaagagaacaccaaatttataccaattaactacaaaaaattcataaatgaaacatccaataaatcaaaacaatataatacaatcataaattcaatttcaattcaagtAATTTAGGTTTAGAGTTAGAATTTACCTTGAATTGTGAGGTGGTGGAAGTGGAGGCAAGCTTTTGGAAGTGGTGGAGCTGCTGGCAGCAACGACAATGGAGGATTTGGGGCTTAAAGGCTTGGTGGGGAAGAGGGTTAAAGGTTTGTGGGGGGTGGAGATTGGGGATTTAGGTTTGAGGGTTTAGAAAATAGGTGTTTTGGAGATGAAAATTAGGGAGGAAGGTCTGTGCAGCAAATATAAtctgttctgttttttttttaaagacatggaccaaaacgacgtcgttttggccaggtcttttaaaaaaattcgttACTGCTGGTCTAAAACAACGATGTTTTGGCCAGcgagttttcaaaaaaaaaaatcgttgctggtccaaaacgacgccgttttgtccagcctatttttttaaaaaaattagaagctgGGCCAAAACGACGCTGTTTTGGCCAGcttctttaaaacaaaaaaacagatttcctgttcagcttcttcttcctcagtgCTTGCAACTCCTCCCTTCAGCCATTCATGGGGTCACACCCCAATTCAAAGGGACCTTCTATCTTGCTTTCATGGAGTCCATAGGGTCGTTTGACCCCATTAACCCCACTGTGAGTCTGTCCCTAACAGGATTGGAGATGTGGAGATGATGGATCGCCCCCAAGATGGACTTCGTGGTGACAGAGGAAGCCATTGCACGAGCCTATAATGGTCGGTCTTATTATAGTTCggagacttttttttatacagaAAAGCTTCAACACGACGTCGTTTGGGTTGCAGGTCCTGTCGAGGTCGACCAAGAAGTGACCCAGGCACGAGTATCCAGTGATCAAAATGGAAGTGGGCGTTCGTGAAAATAGTTCTTTGGTGAATTGAGGGTCTGAGAGCCAAGAACGCCAAGACTTGCAAACTCGCTTGCATTGGATGAGAGTTTTTGTTGGGATTTTGCAGAAGGTCTCCGCTATTATGTGCCCTGGCAATTGCAGAAGGTAGGGTTTCTGAtcatgctcttcttcttcatcgtcGACTTCTTGTTTTGGGGGTCCGTTTCTGTTGGTTGGTGGTAGTTTAATTCTCTTCATTGATCGAAGCGCTGTAGTTGCGGTAGGCTGGCTAAGATCGGAGAAGCGTCTCAGAGTTTCAGCTTGAAGAAAGCTTCTTCAACCCAAAGCTTCGGTACAACCGAAGAGCTGAAATGAACTAAAATGGGTATGACTAATGGGCCTGGCGGTGTGCTGGAAGTGGGCTCCTCGGAGTGTAAATCATGCGGCTCACTTGGCTGCTAAGATAGGATCGCGAGCGGTGGAACCTGAGTGTTGGGTCAAGAGACCACCACCGTCTCTAGTTGGTGTGTTGGTGTCTGACGGCCTGCCTCGCCTcccaacttttttatttttctgtggGAAACAGGTTTGATGCAAAGATGAAACTTAAGATTTCACGCATACAAGATCATGTTTTCATCGCGTACAGAAATCAAGTCCCTAAAAATATGACATAcacaaaatatacaaataaaatacagaGGATTGTTTTGGATAGGTATATAGAAGAAATATGGATATCTCCATTCAATTGGCACCCTCATTGATTATCCTAGCAATATAAACAAATCAggatttgaaattttcttttatggatCATGAATCAATCTTATGACTcaaatttgataatttatcCATAGATCATAAAGAGTAAAAGCTTCTGACTTATGTTTTCATACTTGCAGGTTCTAACTGATtcagaacaaaaaaaaggttaaaattatttaaaaaggcATGAAAAGAAACAATGGAGAACGACCATAAGTCATCAATGGAGGCGAACGAACATGAAAATATAGCAtcccaataaataaataaaaagaatagaaaagaaaaaaaaaatcatatatactCACCAATAATCAAAGGAGGGACAGTGGAGGGACAATTGATGGTGTAGGAGGATAGCCGATGAAGAGGGCGAGAGGAGACGCTGACTGTAGAAGAGGAGAGGAACGAAGGAGAGGAGGGAGAACCAGCCCTCGCGTTGGCTCGTTAggctttttctgtttctttttttttcctttttcttttttgccaaTTGATAAAtgctaaaagaaataaaaaattaaaataattttaattgatgtggctcCCACCTCAAGTGTCACATAAGGCAATATAGGATGTGATATACAAAATGTGGACAAAATGCTTAGGTTTGACATATCGAGCTCCAACCCTTTGGTGATACTAGACTGCTGGctgaaaatccaaaaaaaaacaaaaacttttaCAGGCAACGGCAATTGGGTAAGAAGGTAATAATATTGAGTTGTCCTTCCGAACCATTTTTACAGTTTAATACTGAGTTGTTCACAAGCTTTACGACTCGATCATGCCAAATTTGTTGATGAGCCTAGCCTAATCTTTTATTCAAGCTATACTCTCTTACATTTGAACTCGAATGAGCCACAGCAAACTGAGCATGAGAAGGAGACGAATTCGAGCTATCAAGCCGATTTACGGCCCTTTCCATCATGTGCTGAGTAGGGTACGCAACTGCTGCCGCACACAGTTACCTCCCTTGCAGGTAAGAAGTAAGAAATGCACATGTAAGCATTCTTGTCTGTTATTGTTACAGAATACGAAGACCAAATATACGTACTGTACAACTTACATTAAATTATTACAAATATTACATATAAACGTATACAAGATTACAGCCAGGAACTAAACAAAGGAAGTTGAAAGTCTTGCACTGGCTACCGTTCCTTGTACCTAGGATATATGCTGCTTTTCATATACAGATATGCAAATCTACAGATTCTAATTAATGAACGAGGTTTGAAGAGATAGCAAGGAACTTACATAAACAAGTACTCAAAAGTATATTGGAAAGGCTACATACCAAGGGCTTGCTAAACTTATTTCATAAAAAGTACATGCACTTCAAAGTGCTTCTGCAAATTCCTAGATTAGAGGTTTACTTATACAGATTCTCTATTTGCTCCTTGTACTGTGCCACGACTCTGTCCCTTCGTATTTTCATAGTTGGAGTCATAAAACCACTATCAATCTGCAATAAAAAGGTACAATTAATCAGCCAGCCAGTCACATCTGTAACTGGAATGACAAGACTTGCAACGATATTTTACCGTAAAAGGCTCATCCACAATCAAGATTGGTCCAATTTGAAATGAACACCCTGAAGTCCTGCatgaaattaaaggaaaactataaggaaaagaaaacatcagAATGCAATAGCCTACAAGGTCTGCTATTGTTCCTTACTGGATTTGGATGGCCTCTGATGGCCATAGGCCATAGTCCTTTTTGGTTTCTTAAGTTTCTATGATTGTGGAAATAATATGgctttatgttttttcttaATGAACCTCGACGATACGAGGGGGTTTGATCGTTTTTTAATTATGACAATTATTTGCACGAGTATATAAGAAgaaacatatttttatttccaaGATAACCCACGATTGAGTAATTAATTCTAGTAAGCACAATAAGTTGCACGTTGAGCCAAGGTTTGACATGCACAGTCACATGGTCCATCCATTATATCcgaaataattgaaaaataaattttaccATTTTCTTAGTTCTTCATATAGCAGGCTTGTCATTTTATCCTTACTGAGGTCTGAGGCATTAACATCTACAATAGACAACTTTTTGGCTGCAAGTAAAACCTCATCTTTGTTTGGAACAATTATTGCCCCAAGTCGTCGTTGATCCTACATACAGGAATGCCACCAAATGCATAAAATCAGTATGTGGCCTCTTAAATGTGGCAGAATATAGATAACTACAGTTCTGGAAAGTCCAAtacagaaaaaggaaaagaacagAAGAAAGCTGCTGAAACTCAACCTGGCCAACCACAACAATTTGTTGAATGAGACTACTTCTCATGGCAGCCTCCTCAAGCTCTACTGGTTCAACGTTTTCACCTAATTTTTCAAGCAACTTGTGTCAaagaacaaccaaaaatacCAAGTAGGGTattaagaagaaacaaaaagaaatgaaaatgagtaCTAAGGTATAAGATCGGCATCAACTAAAATACCTCTCACTAAATGACTGTTTTCAGATTTTAGAACATGGAAACCATAGATGCCCTGACCCACATCCAAACAACTTAAAACTTTTGGGAATAGTGAAGccaagtaaatttgcgatcgGCATGAGGAAGCAACTAAGATCTCTTAATTTGAAATGTAAATGAATAAATAGATAGAGGGGAGCTGGCAACTTTAATAACCCGTTCTTGaagaaacacaaattttcatgTAGGATGTCCATCAATATAAAACGGGCACTACACAACACATACATATAAAAGATCTATACAAAGTATGAGTGTCACAAgcccaagaaaaagaaaacgcTGAAAGTTAAACCAAATGGCATGGAAGGTAAAAGGCATGTGGGCAATTTCAGGGAAGCGGGCAATTTTCAAGTAAGTGAAATTGGCTTGGGTAATTCCAGGTGGGGTGTTCAACCTCATTGAGTGAGACAAGTGGGTTTTTGGAGGTGGGAAGAGAGTTAGAGTATTATTCAGGTGCAGAGTTTTAGCGGTAATTTGGGTGAATGACAAGAACAGAAGAATTTTCAAAGAGTCTTAGGAGGCAGAGGTGGAGGAGCTGCACGATAGCGTGAAGTTGTTGTCATCCTTATGGGTAtctattaataatatttttagatATCTGTCTGCAATCCTATTAGATGGGAAGGCAGCAATAAGCTATGATTTAGTGGGTATACGGATAAGACAGGATAGGAATTCcactattttcttttgattctGTACTTTGAGGTGGGTTTATTGTCCACAGGTTGTATTGCTTGATTTCTATTAATGAAGGtttctttttcaataaaaaaaatcaaatgaaatttagggtttctATTTCAAGTATTCACTTCCTAGCAAGAAGATCCATGACAGTGTAGCAGAAGAAGATTAAGATTTTAGTATACCTGTTGAAAGGACTATAGTATCCTTTGCGCGTCCTTCCAGGACAACAACACCTCCACAACGACGGCTTCGCCCTGTTGAGTGGTGAGGAGCAATCCAACCAATATCTCCAGTATTCAGCCAACCATCCTCATCTAGTACTTGCTCTGTAGCACCTGGATTCTAGTTGAAGTGTGAATGCAAAAAGGTCACTTGACATCTTAGGTACGGAAAAAGTTTCGTGAATTCtgattataatattaaaaataaatttcaaaagtgCAAAAAATCAGACATTGTTCAGAAGAAGACTAAGAATTAGAAGAGAAAGGTCACTTGACATCTTGAGGAAATCATATATGTATTATGCTTGCCTGCAAATATTTGGTTCAAGACAGACACTTACCATGCTAAACCAGTTCAGTACCTCAcatagtaaaaaaaattaatttgggtTGCTCCCTAACGAATACTAGAAGACTACTGCTGATATTACAAAGGAGTTTAGAAAATCTTTTCTGGGGGGACAAAGACTCTTAAAGAACATACAAGATTCCTGGTTATGAGGTTCCGTTAAGAATGTCTATGTTATGTCTTACGAAGATTTCCCTGGTTCCAGATCACACTCATGCAATTTAGATATAACAGAGCATCTCGAGAAGAATGCACAAGATAAGCTTTAATAACTTCACAGTATTATAATACCCAAAGTTTTATGTCATTACCAAGTTTGCAGCATTTTAAATCCATGGAACTTATTTATACAAAATGACTACAAATGTTTTAGCATATATCtgaataattcaaaatttagaaagcaTATTTTGATTAACTAAAATTAATGTCACCTTATAGTATCCTTTCATCACTTGTGGGCCCCTAACTTTTACAATGCCAGTTGAACCTGGTAGGAGAACTTCACCGGTTTCAGATTCTACAACTTTGAACTCTGTATGTCGAATTGGAGGCCCAACTGAACCAAGaaccttcaaaaaaaaaaaattcaaccaaCTAAAACACAATTGAATATTttggaaaataatttatataagctaaaaatttaaattaagatATGGTAAATAACTCTCTATTAGGAATAGGATTAATTCTAGCAACAAAGGAAGTAAGTCAGTGATTGTTTATGGTAACAAGATAACAGCCAAGATTTGTGAACTTGTCATATTCAAAACTGATTCTGTTTGAGAACAAACTATCTTACCCAGAAATTCACAGCCatgcataaaatatatagatCTTCGGTCTTTCCACCCATTGCTCATTGGTTTTGGGGTACTATAATTCTATATGGTATCAAAGCAGGCAAACTGAGTACCAAACTTACTGGTGACATATGCTTATTCACCCAATATAATCTGTCCAAGTGTTTGGTTCAGTCATGCCACACTTGAGGGAGCATACTGAGAATAGAATCCCACATTGGGAATTCCAAGCCTTGCACcacaatatataaaatattgcGCCTTTCATCACTTACaatcactttttctttttttgacatTTACAAGCACTGAGAACAAATTAGGGGACTCCAAGTGATCCTATTGATGATCATTATAGTTCTTAGAATATTTTTGTCAATACAACTTTGAATTTAACTCCTACAAAGCAACGATAAATTTTTCTGAACGGtacttgtt
This window encodes:
- the LOC18787823 gene encoding F-box/kelch-repeat protein At3g06240 gives rise to the protein MASSVTTKSILGAIHHLHISNPVTGEFLSLPTPSKPDTVRGRYGFGFSPISDVYKLVRIVPTHKQVMVLTVGSGIWRDIGHPPDSFDGGTLGKPCVYQNYFGRVNDHGIYVNGFLHWIGYRDPSRLAWAFDVESERFQELPLPPCSYDPRTICFKLGVLKGWLSVINLSDVISVWVMKDYGLKESWTKEHEFKNPVGYFGTFMLKAITGEGQVLGIHQDRLQAYTPTTTGLVTVEVDGLPSWISGAWDLVPSFVSLKDIARGLQLEGLQGVSKLEQS